Proteins encoded within one genomic window of Xylophilus sp. GOD-11R:
- a CDS encoding ChaN family lipoprotein gives MLMVLASAFLAACATPNAPDASAGKPDILLFGERHDAPGQVTVVVASLNQLANAQHLSALVLEMAPAGTTTVALGRDATPDAIRQALRWSERSWPWERYAPAITAMVAAGIPVIGANLPQDQMAAAMADVSLDAQLPASARERLSTALREGHCGLLPESRLPQMLRIQIARDRSMAHALAESAAGGRTAVLLAGSGHVDAAMGVPQHLPTQLRVRAIALVADGDVARGRFDELQPTPPAPAGDPCAGLATRLGPKPAR, from the coding sequence ATGCTCATGGTCCTGGCCTCCGCGTTCCTGGCAGCCTGCGCCACACCCAACGCGCCCGACGCGAGCGCCGGAAAGCCCGACATCCTCCTCTTCGGCGAACGGCACGACGCGCCCGGGCAGGTCACGGTGGTCGTCGCCAGCTTGAATCAGCTCGCGAACGCGCAACACCTGTCCGCGCTGGTACTGGAGATGGCGCCGGCGGGCACGACCACCGTCGCGCTCGGCCGCGACGCCACGCCCGATGCCATTCGCCAGGCCTTGCGCTGGAGCGAACGATCCTGGCCGTGGGAGCGCTATGCGCCAGCCATCACGGCGATGGTCGCGGCCGGCATCCCGGTCATCGGCGCCAATTTGCCGCAGGACCAGATGGCCGCCGCCATGGCCGATGTGTCCCTCGACGCCCAGCTGCCCGCTTCCGCCCGCGAGCGCCTGAGCACCGCCCTGCGCGAGGGCCACTGCGGCCTGCTGCCCGAAAGCCGCCTGCCGCAGATGCTGCGCATCCAGATCGCGCGCGACCGCAGCATGGCCCACGCGCTGGCCGAATCCGCCGCCGGCGGCCGCACCGCCGTGCTGCTGGCCGGATCCGGCCATGTGGACGCCGCCATGGGCGTTCCTCAGCACCTGCCGACGCAGCTGCGCGTGCGCGCCATCGCGCTGGTGGCCGACGGCGACGTCGCCCGGGGCCGCTTCGACGAGCTGCAGCCGACGCCACCCGCGCCCGCCGGCGACCCCTGCGCCGGGCTCGCCACGCGCCTCGGCCCGAAGCCCGCGCGCTGA
- the purU gene encoding formyltetrahydrofolate deformylase — protein sequence MTHAYILTLSCPDRPGIVHAVSGFLFERGSNIEEAAQYNDHATGLFFMRVQFRHDLDTPGLRNEVGAFAAAHQMSWSLHLQQEPVKTVLMVSKEGHCLNDLLFRWKSGLLAIDIRAIISNHRDFYQLAASYNVPFHHIPVTAATKPQAEARQYEIIEAEGAELVVLARYMQVLSNDLCRKLEGRAINIHHSFLPSFKGAKPYYQAHDRGVKLIGATAHYVTADLDEGPIIEQDVARVDHSKTVEDFTAQGRDTESQVLARAVKWHSEHRVLLNGHKTVIFK from the coding sequence ATGACCCACGCCTACATCCTCACACTGTCCTGCCCCGATCGCCCCGGCATCGTCCACGCCGTCTCCGGCTTCCTGTTCGAGCGCGGCAGCAACATCGAGGAGGCAGCCCAGTACAACGACCACGCCACCGGCCTGTTCTTCATGCGCGTTCAGTTCCGCCATGACCTCGACACGCCGGGCCTGCGCAACGAAGTCGGCGCCTTCGCCGCCGCCCACCAGATGTCCTGGAGCCTGCATCTGCAGCAGGAACCGGTGAAGACGGTGCTCATGGTCAGCAAGGAAGGCCACTGCCTCAACGACCTGCTGTTCCGCTGGAAGAGCGGCCTGCTGGCCATCGACATCCGCGCCATCATCAGCAACCACCGCGACTTCTACCAGCTCGCGGCCAGCTACAACGTGCCCTTCCACCACATCCCGGTGACGGCCGCGACCAAGCCGCAGGCCGAGGCCCGGCAGTACGAGATCATCGAGGCCGAGGGCGCCGAACTCGTGGTGCTGGCGCGCTACATGCAGGTACTGTCCAACGACCTCTGCCGCAAGCTCGAAGGCCGCGCGATCAATATCCACCACAGCTTCCTGCCGAGCTTCAAGGGCGCCAAGCCCTACTACCAGGCGCACGACCGCGGCGTGAAACTGATCGGCGCCACCGCCCACTACGTTACCGCCGACCTGGACGAAGGTCCGATCATCGAACAGGACGTCGCCCGGGTCGACCACAGCAAGACGGTCGAAGACTTCACCGCCCAGGGCCGCGACACCGAAAGCCAGGTGCTCGCGCGCGCCGTGAAATGGCACAGCGAACACCGCGTGCTGCTCAACGGCCACAAGACCGTCATCTTCAAATAG
- a CDS encoding LysR substrate-binding domain-containing protein gives MAQPSGTPVIVAGAKRIPPIQCLLTFEALARLRSVSQAAEELCVTPSAVSHRVRQLEQVIGAKLFGRADFSLTTDGTQYLAQVREGLAALSRFPDIGAAHGGRRKLRVAVTPTFARSLLIPRLRQFTEAYPEIDIALQVSIPLLDVVAEDADLMVRFGTGRYADVEHICLAQDVVTPLASPAYLREHGPFDTPADLERAVLLRSPLDPWRNWFDAQGLDWPEPSEGSSFNDIGLICDAAAQGLGIALARLKLAAPWLDNGSLERIFDLDVPSPHGHHLCWRTGTMDRWECAAFADWLGKSLA, from the coding sequence ATGGCGCAGCCGAGCGGCACTCCGGTGATCGTCGCGGGCGCCAAGCGCATCCCGCCGATCCAGTGCCTGCTGACCTTCGAGGCGCTGGCGCGTCTGCGCAGCGTCAGCCAGGCCGCCGAGGAGTTGTGCGTCACCCCCAGCGCGGTCAGCCACCGGGTGCGGCAGCTCGAGCAGGTCATCGGCGCCAAGCTCTTCGGCCGCGCCGACTTTTCGCTGACCACCGACGGCACCCAGTACCTCGCGCAGGTCCGCGAAGGGCTGGCCGCTCTCTCGCGATTTCCGGACATCGGCGCCGCGCACGGCGGGCGGCGCAAGCTGCGTGTCGCCGTCACGCCGACCTTCGCGCGTTCGCTGCTCATACCGCGCCTGCGCCAGTTCACCGAGGCCTATCCGGAGATCGACATCGCGCTGCAGGTGAGCATTCCGCTGCTCGACGTGGTGGCCGAAGACGCCGACCTGATGGTGCGCTTCGGCACCGGCCGTTATGCCGACGTGGAGCACATCTGCCTGGCGCAGGACGTCGTCACCCCGCTCGCCTCGCCGGCCTACCTGCGCGAACACGGCCCGTTCGACACACCCGCCGACCTGGAGCGCGCCGTGCTGCTGCGCTCGCCGCTCGACCCGTGGCGCAACTGGTTCGACGCGCAGGGCCTGGACTGGCCCGAGCCTTCGGAGGGATCGTCCTTCAACGACATCGGCCTCATCTGCGACGCCGCTGCGCAAGGCCTGGGCATCGCGCTGGCGCGCCTGAAGCTCGCCGCGCCCTGGCTGGACAACGGCTCGCTGGAGCGCATCTTCGACCTCGACGTGCCCAGCCCGCACGGCCATCATCTCTGCTGGCGAACCGGCACCATGGACCGCTGGGAATGCGCGGCCTTCGCCGACTGGCTGGGCAAAAGCCTGGCGTGA
- the arsC gene encoding arsenate reductase (glutaredoxin) (This arsenate reductase requires both glutathione and glutaredoxin to convert arsenate to arsenite, after which the efflux transporter formed by ArsA and ArsB can extrude the arsenite from the cell, providing resistance.) yields the protein MTDITIFHNPRCGTSRNVLAMIRNSGVEPVVVEYLVTPPDRATLTKLVADMGTPVREVIRQKEALYAELGLADATWSDDSLIGQMLAHPILINRPIVVTPLGTRLCRPSETVLEILPSAQRAALSKEDGPPVVDDAGRRIGQA from the coding sequence ATGACCGACATCACCATCTTTCACAACCCCCGGTGCGGCACTTCGCGCAACGTGCTGGCGATGATCCGCAACAGCGGTGTCGAGCCCGTCGTCGTCGAATACCTGGTGACACCACCCGATCGCGCGACCTTGACGAAGCTCGTCGCCGACATGGGCACGCCGGTGCGTGAGGTGATCCGTCAGAAGGAAGCGCTCTACGCCGAGCTGGGGCTGGCCGACGCGACATGGAGCGACGACTCGCTCATCGGCCAGATGCTGGCGCACCCGATCCTCATCAACCGGCCGATCGTGGTGACGCCGCTGGGTACCCGGCTCTGCCGGCCTTCGGAAACCGTGCTGGAGATCCTGCCTTCGGCGCAGCGTGCCGCGTTGTCCAAGGAAGACGGGCCGCCGGTCGTCGACGACGCAGGCCGGCGCATCGGGCAGGCCTGA
- a CDS encoding tetratricopeptide repeat protein: MLRRLLKTFESSKRRSARHLNADGLACWGRGDLPAAERSFRQALAEKPDHAFAMSNLGALLMAVHRYEEGMGLIEEAARIAPEADAGIWVNLANACHLSGRIELAIEHLKRALSLDPLRVEARLNILRPLLDACDWDGVAEQVAFIRQQLCDRGDEAWGMVAPFSTVFLDFDRHEQKAAAMYYARQFGDQMPMPRRPTPTRTGRRVRLGYLSADFHDHPTLHLTQAIYALHDRSRFEVFAYSIGHPDTGPHRQRVMADCDHFADVHPLSDQAIAGRIADDGIDILVDLKGYTGNGRPGVLALRPAAVQVNYLGYPGTMGAPFIDYIVADNHVIPFGYEDGYTEKVVRLPFSYQATDNRQAIDPNVPDRAAAGLPDTGFVYCCFNTSAKIDRRTFGAWMQVLKAVDGSVLWLLDAPGVARRRLAAQARLEGVNPNRIVFAPVLSKPLHLARLALADAALDTFICNAHTTATDALWAGVPVVTLSGQTFASRVATSLLAAAGLPHLALENPPEFVATAVRLARDDGFRAEVRAVMDRRRESPMFDTAGYVRALDHAYLSMLPTPELS, translated from the coding sequence ATGCTGCGTCGCCTGCTCAAAACCTTCGAATCATCGAAGCGCCGCTCGGCCCGGCACTTGAACGCCGACGGGCTGGCCTGCTGGGGCAGAGGCGATCTGCCGGCCGCAGAGCGCAGTTTCCGGCAGGCGCTCGCCGAAAAACCCGACCACGCTTTCGCCATGAGCAACCTCGGCGCGCTGCTCATGGCCGTGCACCGCTACGAAGAAGGCATGGGCCTGATCGAGGAAGCCGCGCGCATCGCGCCGGAAGCCGACGCCGGCATCTGGGTGAACCTGGCCAACGCCTGCCATCTATCCGGCCGGATCGAGTTGGCCATCGAGCACTTGAAGCGGGCATTGAGCCTGGACCCATTGCGCGTCGAGGCGCGGCTGAACATTCTGCGGCCCTTGCTCGATGCCTGCGACTGGGACGGCGTGGCGGAGCAGGTCGCGTTCATCCGGCAGCAGTTGTGCGATCGGGGTGACGAGGCCTGGGGCATGGTCGCGCCGTTCAGCACCGTCTTCCTGGATTTCGATCGGCACGAGCAGAAGGCCGCTGCCATGTATTACGCGCGGCAGTTCGGTGACCAGATGCCGATGCCACGCCGGCCTACCCCCACGCGCACCGGCCGGCGCGTTCGCCTGGGTTATCTGTCGGCCGACTTCCACGACCATCCCACCCTGCACCTGACGCAGGCCATCTATGCGCTGCACGACCGGTCGCGCTTCGAGGTGTTCGCCTATTCCATCGGGCATCCCGACACCGGGCCGCACCGCCAGCGGGTGATGGCCGACTGCGACCATTTCGCCGATGTCCACCCACTGAGCGACCAAGCCATCGCAGGACGCATCGCCGACGACGGCATCGACATCCTGGTCGACCTGAAGGGCTACACCGGCAACGGCCGACCCGGAGTGCTGGCGCTGCGGCCAGCTGCGGTGCAGGTCAACTACCTCGGTTATCCGGGAACGATGGGCGCGCCGTTCATCGACTACATCGTGGCTGACAACCACGTGATTCCATTCGGGTACGAGGACGGCTACACCGAGAAGGTCGTGCGCCTGCCGTTCAGCTACCAGGCGACCGACAACCGACAGGCGATCGACCCGAACGTGCCCGACCGCGCCGCGGCGGGGCTGCCCGACACGGGCTTCGTCTACTGCTGCTTCAATACCTCGGCCAAGATCGACCGCCGCACGTTCGGCGCCTGGATGCAGGTGCTCAAGGCGGTCGACGGTTCGGTGCTCTGGCTGCTCGACGCGCCGGGTGTCGCACGCCGGCGGCTGGCTGCCCAGGCGCGCCTGGAGGGCGTGAACCCGAACCGCATCGTCTTTGCACCGGTGCTGTCCAAGCCCCTGCATCTTGCGCGGCTGGCGCTGGCCGACGCAGCGCTCGACACTTTCATCTGCAACGCACACACCACCGCGACCGACGCCCTGTGGGCCGGAGTTCCCGTGGTGACGCTGTCCGGCCAGACCTTTGCCTCGCGCGTGGCGACCAGTCTGCTGGCAGCGGCCGGGCTGCCGCACCTGGCTCTGGAGAACCCTCCGGAGTTCGTCGCGACGGCGGTCCGCCTGGCCAGGGATGACGGATTCCGGGCTGAAGTCCGCGCCGTGATGGACCGCAGGCGGGAGTCGCCCATGTTCGATACCGCGGGCTATGTGCGCGCGCTCGACCACGCGTATCTTTCGATGCTGCCCACACCGGAGCTTTCATGA